From Symphalangus syndactylus isolate Jambi chromosome X, NHGRI_mSymSyn1-v2.1_pri, whole genome shotgun sequence, the proteins below share one genomic window:
- the FTSJ1 gene encoding tRNA (cytidine(32)/guanosine(34)-2'-O)-methyltransferase isoform X4, whose product MGRTSKDKRDVYYRLAKENGWRARSAFKLLQLDKEFQLFQGVTRAVDLCAAPGSWSQVLSQKIGGQGSGHVVAVDLQAMAPLPGVVQIQGDITQLSTAKEIIQHFKGCPADLVVCDGAPDVTGLHDVDEYMQAQLLLAALNIATHVLKPGGCFVAKIFRGRDVTLLYSQLQVFFSSVLCAKPRSSRNSSIEAFAVCQGYDPPEGFIPDLSKPLLDHSYDFNQLDGPTRIIVPFVTCGDLSSYDSDRSYPLDLEGGSEYKYTPPTQPPISPPYQEACTLKKKGQLAKEIRPQDCPISRVDTFPRPLAAPQCHTLLAPEMEDNEMSCSP is encoded by the exons ATGGGACGGACGTCGAAGGACAAGCGGGATGTCTACTACCGGCTGGCCAAGGAGAATGGCTGGCGTGCTCGCAGCGCCTTCAAACTGCTACAACTGGATAAGGAATTCCAACTCTTCCAAG GAGTGACACGGGCAGTTGACCTGTGTGCAGCCCCGGGCAGCTGGAGCCAGGTGTTGAGCCAGAAGATTGG GGGCCAAGGGTCCGGCCACGTGGTGGCTGTGGACCTGCAGGCTATGGCTCCACTACCAGGTGTGGTACAGATCCAGGGGGACATCACCCAG CTGTCCACTGCCAAGGAGATCATCCAGCACTTTAAGGGCTGCCCTGCGGACCTAGTGGTGTGTGATGGGGCTCCTGATG TAACCGGCCTCCATGATGTTGATGAGTATATGCAGGCCCAGCTCCTCCTAGCC GCTCTGAACATTGCTACACATGTCCTGAAGCCAGGGGGCTGCTTTGTGGCCAAG ATATTCCGAGGCCGGGATGTGACGCTCCTCTACAGCCAGCTGCAGGTCTTCTTCTCCAGCGTGCTGTGTGCCAAGCCCAGGAGCAGCCGGAACTCCAGCATCG AGGCCTTCGCTGTCTGTCAGGGCTATGACCCTCCCGAGGGCTTCATCCCGGACCTGAGCAAACCCCTGCTGGACCATTCTTACG ATTTCAACCAGCTGGATGGTCCCACCCGCATCATTGTGCCTTTTGTGACCTGTGGGGACCTGAGCTCCTATGATTCGGACCGCAGTTACCCACTGGAC CTAGAGGGCGGCTCAGAGTACAAGTACACTCCACCCACACAGCCCCCCATCTCGCCACCATACCAGGAGGCCTGCACGTTGAAGAAGAAGGGGCAGCTGGCCAAGGAGATCCGCCCCCAGGACTGCCCCATCAGCAGAGTGGACACGTTTCCCCGGCCCCTGGCCGCCCCTCAGTGCCATACCCTGCTGGCCCCTGAG ATGGAAGACAATGAAATGAGTTGTTCACCTTAA
- the FTSJ1 gene encoding tRNA (cytidine(32)/guanosine(34)-2'-O)-methyltransferase isoform X2 has product MGRTSKDKRDVYYRLAKENGWRARSAFKLLQLDKEFQLFQGVTRAVDLCAAPGSWSQVLSQKIGGQGSGHVVAVDLQAMAPLPGVVQIQGDITQLSTAKEIIQHFKGCPADLVVCDGAPDVTGLHDVDEYMQAQLLLAALNIATHVLKPGGCFVAKIFRGRDVTLLYSQLQVFFSSVLCAKPRSSRNSSIEAFAVCQGYDPPEGFIPDLSKPLLDHSYDFNQLDGPTRIIVPFVTCGDLSSYDSDRSYPLDLEGGSEYKYTPPTQPPISPPYQEACTLKKKGQLAKEIRPQDCPISRVDTFPRPLAAPQCHTLLAPEVWKCDSQPALTPSPCAFF; this is encoded by the exons ATGGGACGGACGTCGAAGGACAAGCGGGATGTCTACTACCGGCTGGCCAAGGAGAATGGCTGGCGTGCTCGCAGCGCCTTCAAACTGCTACAACTGGATAAGGAATTCCAACTCTTCCAAG GAGTGACACGGGCAGTTGACCTGTGTGCAGCCCCGGGCAGCTGGAGCCAGGTGTTGAGCCAGAAGATTGG GGGCCAAGGGTCCGGCCACGTGGTGGCTGTGGACCTGCAGGCTATGGCTCCACTACCAGGTGTGGTACAGATCCAGGGGGACATCACCCAG CTGTCCACTGCCAAGGAGATCATCCAGCACTTTAAGGGCTGCCCTGCGGACCTAGTGGTGTGTGATGGGGCTCCTGATG TAACCGGCCTCCATGATGTTGATGAGTATATGCAGGCCCAGCTCCTCCTAGCC GCTCTGAACATTGCTACACATGTCCTGAAGCCAGGGGGCTGCTTTGTGGCCAAG ATATTCCGAGGCCGGGATGTGACGCTCCTCTACAGCCAGCTGCAGGTCTTCTTCTCCAGCGTGCTGTGTGCCAAGCCCAGGAGCAGCCGGAACTCCAGCATCG AGGCCTTCGCTGTCTGTCAGGGCTATGACCCTCCCGAGGGCTTCATCCCGGACCTGAGCAAACCCCTGCTGGACCATTCTTACG ATTTCAACCAGCTGGATGGTCCCACCCGCATCATTGTGCCTTTTGTGACCTGTGGGGACCTGAGCTCCTATGATTCGGACCGCAGTTACCCACTGGAC CTAGAGGGCGGCTCAGAGTACAAGTACACTCCACCCACACAGCCCCCCATCTCGCCACCATACCAGGAGGCCTGCACGTTGAAGAAGAAGGGGCAGCTGGCCAAGGAGATCCGCCCCCAGGACTGCCCCATCAGCAGAGTGGACACGTTTCCCCGGCCCCTGGCCGCCCCTCAGTGCCATACCCTGCTGGCCCCTGAGGTCTGGAAATGTGACTCTCAGCCTGCATTGACCCCTTCCCCATGTGCCTTTTTCTGA
- the FTSJ1 gene encoding tRNA (cytidine(32)/guanosine(34)-2'-O)-methyltransferase isoform X3: protein MGRTSKDKRDVYYRLAKENGWRARSAFKLLQLDKEFQLFQGVTRAVDLCAAPGSWSQVLSQKIGGQGSGHVVAVDLQAMAPLPGVVQIQGDITQLSTAKEIIQHFKGCPADLVVCDGAPDVTGLHDVDEYMQAQLLLAALNIATHVLKPGGCFVAKIFRGRDVTLLYSQLQVFFSSVLCAKPRSSRNSSIEAFAVCQGYDPPEGFIPDLSKPLLDHSYDPDFNQLDGPTRIIVPFVTCGDLSSYDSDRSYPLDLEGGSEYKYTPPTQPPISPPYQEACTLKKKGQLAKEIRPQDCPISRVDTFPRPLAAPQCHTLLAPEMEDNEMSCSP from the exons ATGGGACGGACGTCGAAGGACAAGCGGGATGTCTACTACCGGCTGGCCAAGGAGAATGGCTGGCGTGCTCGCAGCGCCTTCAAACTGCTACAACTGGATAAGGAATTCCAACTCTTCCAAG GAGTGACACGGGCAGTTGACCTGTGTGCAGCCCCGGGCAGCTGGAGCCAGGTGTTGAGCCAGAAGATTGG GGGCCAAGGGTCCGGCCACGTGGTGGCTGTGGACCTGCAGGCTATGGCTCCACTACCAGGTGTGGTACAGATCCAGGGGGACATCACCCAG CTGTCCACTGCCAAGGAGATCATCCAGCACTTTAAGGGCTGCCCTGCGGACCTAGTGGTGTGTGATGGGGCTCCTGATG TAACCGGCCTCCATGATGTTGATGAGTATATGCAGGCCCAGCTCCTCCTAGCC GCTCTGAACATTGCTACACATGTCCTGAAGCCAGGGGGCTGCTTTGTGGCCAAG ATATTCCGAGGCCGGGATGTGACGCTCCTCTACAGCCAGCTGCAGGTCTTCTTCTCCAGCGTGCTGTGTGCCAAGCCCAGGAGCAGCCGGAACTCCAGCATCG AGGCCTTCGCTGTCTGTCAGGGCTATGACCCTCCCGAGGGCTTCATCCCGGACCTGAGCAAACCCCTGCTGGACCATTCTTACG ACCCAGATTTCAACCAGCTGGATGGTCCCACCCGCATCATTGTGCCTTTTGTGACCTGTGGGGACCTGAGCTCCTATGATTCGGACCGCAGTTACCCACTGGAC CTAGAGGGCGGCTCAGAGTACAAGTACACTCCACCCACACAGCCCCCCATCTCGCCACCATACCAGGAGGCCTGCACGTTGAAGAAGAAGGGGCAGCTGGCCAAGGAGATCCGCCCCCAGGACTGCCCCATCAGCAGAGTGGACACGTTTCCCCGGCCCCTGGCCGCCCCTCAGTGCCATACCCTGCTGGCCCCTGAG ATGGAAGACAATGAAATGAGTTGTTCACCTTAA
- the FTSJ1 gene encoding tRNA (cytidine(32)/guanosine(34)-2'-O)-methyltransferase isoform X1, translating to MGRTSKDKRDVYYRLAKENGWRARSAFKLLQLDKEFQLFQGVTRAVDLCAAPGSWSQVLSQKIGGQGSGHVVAVDLQAMAPLPGVVQIQGDITQLSTAKEIIQHFKGCPADLVVCDGAPDVTGLHDVDEYMQAQLLLAALNIATHVLKPGGCFVAKIFRGRDVTLLYSQLQVFFSSVLCAKPRSSRNSSIEAFAVCQGYDPPEGFIPDLSKPLLDHSYDPDFNQLDGPTRIIVPFVTCGDLSSYDSDRSYPLDLEGGSEYKYTPPTQPPISPPYQEACTLKKKGQLAKEIRPQDCPISRVDTFPRPLAAPQCHTLLAPEVWKCDSQPALTPSPCAFF from the exons ATGGGACGGACGTCGAAGGACAAGCGGGATGTCTACTACCGGCTGGCCAAGGAGAATGGCTGGCGTGCTCGCAGCGCCTTCAAACTGCTACAACTGGATAAGGAATTCCAACTCTTCCAAG GAGTGACACGGGCAGTTGACCTGTGTGCAGCCCCGGGCAGCTGGAGCCAGGTGTTGAGCCAGAAGATTGG GGGCCAAGGGTCCGGCCACGTGGTGGCTGTGGACCTGCAGGCTATGGCTCCACTACCAGGTGTGGTACAGATCCAGGGGGACATCACCCAG CTGTCCACTGCCAAGGAGATCATCCAGCACTTTAAGGGCTGCCCTGCGGACCTAGTGGTGTGTGATGGGGCTCCTGATG TAACCGGCCTCCATGATGTTGATGAGTATATGCAGGCCCAGCTCCTCCTAGCC GCTCTGAACATTGCTACACATGTCCTGAAGCCAGGGGGCTGCTTTGTGGCCAAG ATATTCCGAGGCCGGGATGTGACGCTCCTCTACAGCCAGCTGCAGGTCTTCTTCTCCAGCGTGCTGTGTGCCAAGCCCAGGAGCAGCCGGAACTCCAGCATCG AGGCCTTCGCTGTCTGTCAGGGCTATGACCCTCCCGAGGGCTTCATCCCGGACCTGAGCAAACCCCTGCTGGACCATTCTTACG ACCCAGATTTCAACCAGCTGGATGGTCCCACCCGCATCATTGTGCCTTTTGTGACCTGTGGGGACCTGAGCTCCTATGATTCGGACCGCAGTTACCCACTGGAC CTAGAGGGCGGCTCAGAGTACAAGTACACTCCACCCACACAGCCCCCCATCTCGCCACCATACCAGGAGGCCTGCACGTTGAAGAAGAAGGGGCAGCTGGCCAAGGAGATCCGCCCCCAGGACTGCCCCATCAGCAGAGTGGACACGTTTCCCCGGCCCCTGGCCGCCCCTCAGTGCCATACCCTGCTGGCCCCTGAGGTCTGGAAATGTGACTCTCAGCCTGCATTGACCCCTTCCCCATGTGCCTTTTTCTGA